A genomic region of uncultured Treponema sp. contains the following coding sequences:
- a CDS encoding DUF3990 domain-containing protein, producing the protein MILKDGVSLYHGSYAKIEKINLSNCLDGKDFGSGFYLTTDYEQTAKFIKTSIAKAVKNKLIEENTSSGYVTPHSNLKEFVTFPFMILKRRTKTGFIMWPETGNKEFLKKSLINCKAMI; encoded by the coding sequence GTGATATTAAAAGATGGAGTCAGTTTGTACCACGGTAGCTATGCAAAAATAGAAAAAATCAATCTTTCTAACTGTCTTGACGGAAAAGACTTTGGTTCAGGCTTTTATTTGACTACTGATTATGAGCAGACCGCAAAGTTCATAAAAACTTCAATAGCCAAGGCTGTGAAAAACAAACTTATAGAAGAAAATACAAGTTCAGGATATGTAACCCCACATTCAAATTTAAAAGAGTTTGTGACATTTCCATTTATGATTTTAAAAAGGCGGACAAAAACTGGCTTCATTATGTGGCCGGAAACCGGAAACAAGGAATTTTTGAAGAAGAGCTTGATAAATTGCAAGGCTATGATATAG
- a CDS encoding DUF4469 domain-containing protein yields MSDWNSSFTEADYLGMLSVMDSIVVKYLAKGYNVELPFGVLRANATGTCANIQDGFVMGTGNHTLGFLFNANEKTAADVRSKLEYKQIPPDFTGEAKIYRVSALNDDASESSNLSVLAGKTLRLHGRNLSFDIADENQGVFLENESGLTRLYVYSRRGTNVVDLPVPSSLAAGSYNVSIVTKPGNTYFTANTDSVITVA; encoded by the coding sequence ATGTCTGACTGGAACTCTTCTTTTACGGAGGCTGACTATCTTGGAATGCTTTCTGTAATGGATTCTATTGTGGTTAAATACCTTGCTAAAGGATACAACGTGGAACTGCCGTTCGGAGTTCTCCGCGCAAATGCCACAGGAACCTGCGCCAATATTCAGGACGGCTTTGTTATGGGAACCGGAAACCATACTTTAGGCTTTCTCTTCAATGCAAACGAAAAAACTGCTGCAGATGTAAGGTCAAAGCTTGAGTACAAGCAGATTCCGCCAGACTTCACTGGAGAAGCCAAGATATACCGTGTAAGCGCACTGAATGACGATGCAAGCGAAAGCTCAAATCTTTCTGTGCTGGCTGGAAAAACGCTTCGCCTGCACGGAAGAAACCTTTCTTTTGATATTGCCGATGAAAACCAGGGAGTGTTCTTGGAAAATGAAAGCGGACTTACCCGCCTTTATGTTTACAGCCGCCGCGGAACAAATGTAGTTGACTTGCCTGTGCCTTCAAGCCTTGCCGCTGGAAGTTATAATGTAAGCATTGTAACAAAGCCGGGCAACACTTATTTCACTGCGAACACGGATTCTGTAATAACAGTAGCATAA
- a CDS encoding transcription termination/antitermination NusG family protein, which yields MENYCIMVQTGSEEKFKEEAAAKLSETEKSSKVQFYFFKKMMRTSKGKTFEEPLFPGYIFLEADSLDTECVSTLKTVKNFYHFLRSNSDITELKGTDLAVVEQFKRCGERLGFSKLYFEPGRKIVVVEGPLQGLEGKIIAVNKKRCRVTIQLDMMPNVKKIDLMYDLVQPV from the coding sequence ATGGAAAATTACTGCATAATGGTGCAGACTGGGAGCGAGGAAAAGTTCAAGGAAGAGGCGGCGGCTAAGCTTTCAGAAACAGAAAAAAGCAGCAAAGTTCAGTTTTACTTTTTCAAGAAAATGATGCGGACAAGCAAAGGAAAAACTTTTGAAGAGCCTCTTTTTCCCGGATACATTTTTTTAGAGGCGGATTCCTTGGACACAGAGTGCGTTTCAACATTAAAAACAGTAAAAAATTTCTATCACTTTTTAAGGTCCAACAGCGACATAACAGAACTTAAGGGAACTGACCTTGCGGTTGTGGAGCAGTTCAAGCGGTGCGGCGAGCGACTAGGCTTTTCAAAGCTATATTTTGAGCCGGGCAGAAAAATCGTAGTCGTAGAAGGACCTCTGCAAGGACTTGAAGGAAAAATAATCGCAGTCAACAAAAAAAGATGCCGCGTAACAATCCAGCTAGACATGATGCCCAACGTAAAAAAAATCGACCTTATGTACGACCTCGTTCAGCCGGTGTAA
- a CDS encoding PG0541 family transporter-associated protein, whose amino-acid sequence MADEYEKNIQRVRVEIICSQALEEDFAEEFEKNKVGKHYTKISPVMGAGYSNPHLGDAVWPQLNTMYIIYCSEEEAEKIKQIVVKLRKLFITEGIGCFIGSGTEI is encoded by the coding sequence ATGGCTGATGAATACGAAAAAAATATCCAGCGTGTGCGTGTTGAAATAATCTGTTCCCAGGCATTGGAAGAAGACTTTGCCGAGGAATTTGAAAAAAACAAAGTAGGCAAGCACTACACAAAAATTTCCCCTGTAATGGGAGCAGGCTACAGCAATCCTCACTTGGGAGACGCAGTCTGGCCGCAGCTCAACACAATGTACATAATCTACTGTAGCGAGGAAGAAGCTGAAAAAATCAAGCAGATTGTGGTCAAACTTAGAAAACTCTTTATTACAGAAGGAATCGGCTGCTTTATAGGAAGCGGAACTGAAATCTAA
- a CDS encoding DUF3990 domain-containing protein, with translation MSIYDFKKADKNWLHYVAGNRKQGIFEEELDKLQGYDIVSGKIANDATNRVITAYINNVYGEPGSHFADRTAISLLLPNKLSNQVCFKTQAPVSCLEFVEAVEVKL, from the coding sequence ATTTCCATTTATGATTTTAAAAAGGCGGACAAAAACTGGCTTCATTATGTGGCCGGAAACCGGAAACAAGGAATTTTTGAAGAAGAGCTTGATAAATTGCAAGGCTATGATATAGTTTCTGGAAAAATTGCCAATGATGCGACAAACCGTGTGATAACGGCATATATAAACAATGTTTATGGAGAACCGGGAAGCCATTTTGCCGACAGAACGGCTATCTCGCTTTTGCTTCCAAATAAGCTCAGCAATCAAGTCTGCTTTAAAACGCAGGCACCAGTTTCCTGTCTTGAATTTGTTGAGGCTGTAGAGGTGAAGCTGTGA
- a CDS encoding DUF3791 domain-containing protein, protein MQKEDLYQIQVRLFRLAQLKWNISAAKCSELFNKYDIYGYIEACYDFFHEQGDEANLSDIEKYLENLRCKK, encoded by the coding sequence ATGCAGAAAGAGGATCTGTATCAGATTCAGGTGCGGCTTTTTCGGCTGGCTCAGTTAAAATGGAACATTTCCGCCGCAAAATGCAGCGAACTCTTCAATAAGTATGATATTTACGGCTATATAGAAGCATGCTATGACTTTTTCCATGAGCAAGGAGATGAGGCGAATCTTTCTGACATAGAAAAATATCTGGAAAATCTGAGGTGCAAAAAGTGA
- a CDS encoding DUF4160 domain-containing protein has protein sequence MPKALLDFMGFKFFFWSNEERRMHIHVCKGDPRPNATKFWVTPDEVSIAFNDNTISDQDLNKIEKYIYANRETIITRWVKYFGI, from the coding sequence ATGCCAAAAGCATTGTTAGATTTCATGGGATTTAAATTCTTTTTTTGGTCAAACGAGGAAAGAAGAATGCATATTCATGTATGCAAGGGAGACCCAAGACCGAATGCAACAAAATTTTGGGTCACACCAGACGAAGTTTCCATCGCCTTTAATGACAACACAATTTCAGACCAGGATTTAAATAAAATCGAAAAGTATATATACGCAAACCGCGAGACAATAATCACACGCTGGGTAAAATATTTTGGAATTTAA